Below is a genomic region from Venturia canescens isolate UGA chromosome 1, ASM1945775v1, whole genome shotgun sequence.
GAAGCGATGAAAAACTAATGTCGAAATATATCGTGGGGGGTGACTGATCCGGATTTTATGAAAAGCCTCatttgtgaattttgaaataaaagagaaaatacaaacattttttttaggcTCTCATTTGTGTACATTTTTCTTCAGCTCTTTTCAGCTCCCTCCTTCTCTTTACAGAATCGTCGAAAGTTGTCACGTTTTTGACATTcacatgattttttcaaattcctcgATATTCTACTAATTGATAGTTTTATCGTTATAACAATGATCATTAATAAACGCAAAATAGGAAGCAGATTGGAATCGGCTTAATGGCCAAACAGCTTTGACGACGGTGGAGAGATTACGGGTATTGTTAGAAGGACGATCAATTTTCCGACCTATCGATTTTGTGCATATACACcgacaaatttgaaaaatataataaaataatgatttgGGAATTTCTCGAGTACAAGGGTTTTTGAAgcagtttttatatttctcatttcaaatgatttttttgatgtttctcattttttcgaattatctTTGCATCATTTTTCATGTATCGTCATAattgacgaatttttcaatgtttttttttttttttttttttttttttgtaacggCGACTACAATTTGGAGTAATTATCAGGAAGTATTTTCTGGTATTCAGTGTATCAATCGACTTTTGATTCCAGACTATTCGTCGATAATTGCACGTTTCGTTACCGTATAAGATACTGAAACAATAAACAAAGCTCGTTCTATCAAAGTACCATTAAATTGTTTGTAAAAATAACgatcaacgaaaaaatgaaaacgtgtCACGTGAAGACAGTGGCTCGTGACTCAATCTAAAATGGATCTGAAATGACTcgattgatatttatttcacaaagtAAAATAGTCGTGTCGATGTGGCTATAAAAGTAGTGAAATTgtcgaataaataatattcttcattgaaatataaagtgaaaattgatttactTTTTCCCCCGGAAATGAAAGAGCGTGAGGCAAAGTCCGAAGAGATTTACGAGGGTTTAAGTGTTCCGATCCAAGAGGAGCAAAAGTAAGCGACGATTACACAAACACGCTCCAAAAACATCGGCCACGTGTTGGACGCGACATCATTTATCGCCATGCGTTTGTCGCTTCGTCGCCGCTTCTTCGTGGGCGTCTAAACGGGCAACGACAAATCATTCGAAACTTATTTGAAAGGGTCTGCGAGGTGCTACCAGCCTCAGCCGGATGAATCGCGATTCTTGTGAGTCGGCCGACTAACGTAAGTTATGATGAATCATCAAACTCACTAGCAGCACACCTGGTGGTCTAGATACATTAATATGTTGTGCAAACAATCTGAAATTCAGCTGGTATAACTAGCCATGCGAATAAGTAACAGACACGattctcgatgaaaaatgtcCGTGCGACATCTTAGCCCATCCACCCACATGAAAATCTCCGTAATATTTTGGCAAGTTAATCCAATTCTGCAATCGTACGACACTCAAATTTGCGAATCTTCAAAATATTCGCTTTTTCGACGTCTCGTGAAGCTTTTCCCATTCACCGGATAATTCTGTGTCCAGTTTACCACGAAGGAGCCATTTCAATTACTCGAAATTTCCTGAGGAATGCGACAAGCATGTTGTACAGGTATTTCCAACAATTAATACTTAGCTTCGAAGTATAAATGAAGTATACAGAAAAGCAAACGGACATGAGTTAAAAGATACTTTTGAAAATAGCACCGTTGGTTTATCTTGTTGATAAATTAATAAACGGATTGTCGTCAAATGGGATGGTTAAATCCtcatttacttttattttcaacgtttataCATTATAGCGCCTGATTTCGTTGTCAGCGCCATCTCTTTCTTGGTACTTTCTATAACGTTATTCGAggatattaaatgaaaaaataaaaataaaaacttaacGATTCAGGCGATGCTGAGGCCGGCGATAGAGCTCTCGAGCGTctggaataaaaatggaaaggcTTAACACTTGTGATTCATGCTCGTACGTGTGGATATAATTGTTGAATGGAATGCAGTAATATTTACCTTCGTATCCCAAAGTACAAGCTGATCGTCTAAGCCGCTCGTACTAAATTCGTTTGGCGACATTTTCCTTATGCACGTTATCGTATTCTGATGTATactgtcgagaaaacaatcgTTTGTTTCCGTTCTCGCTTGACGATCGAGAGACTGAAATTTTCGCATCGCCGAAATACCGGCGGCTTCGCGCTTCTGCGAATTATCCAACTTCGATACGAAGTATAATTGGCCATTCTTGTCAATGGAATACAAGAAGGGCATGCAACTGTGTCCCTGCGAACATCATTCATCCGATTAAACTACAACTTAATAACATTGTAGTTTGAGGTAAAAGTAATTCGTACTCACCGCAACGATTATTGAATTTGAACTGATCCACATGCAACTCAAAAACGGTAAATATTCCGTGTAAAGCCGGACCACAGCATTTCCTTTTGTCGCGTCAGCGACACATATCGACGAATTATGTGATACCCAACATACTTTGTTTCCACAAGGGCTAAATGCAACTGCGTGGATCCAACCACCTGTTCAAAAATACCATAATATCGTTGCTTGTAATTATTTTGACAAATTGATCAGATAAttgtaaaaagtaaaatataaTAAGAATTTCGTAAAGAAAATTTGTACACGATACGAATATTTCATATGCTAATTCTTGAAAACAAGTAAGTGTTGTTCAATCAGAAGATTTTAATTCTAATTAGAAAGGGATTGATCTCTCTCGAATTCCGAATGATAGCAACAAGATATTTGAAGAGAGGTAAGGAAGATACACCAAATCTTACAGATAACATTCTAGCTATTGCAAAATTGTTAATGAATTGTAATCCGtatgtcagagaatttcaattaactAATTCAAATGTTTGGTCATTTACCGCCATTCGGAGAGTTTGGAAATTCTGCCAGTAATGTGCCGAGGTTTGATGTGGCACCCCAAGGACCTGGCGCCGGTGCATCCTCAACGTCTTTTACGTAAGCACCAAATACTCGAACTTTATAGTCTGTTGACCCTGCTACCAATACTTTATTGTCCGGATGCCAATCGATCGCCGTTACAGTTGATCTTAATGGACGTTTTATATGTTTCGAAAGCCACCAATTGTTCTCGGGCACAAAAAAACTTACTGATACCGATTTATCTCCAGAACCAAcagcaaatttattttctgcaATAGACGCATAGAAAATATGTGTGATgtgtattttattttcgaatgggATTATCAAAATGATGAATGAGCTCGAGTTATCGAATCAGAATGACAAAGTCTCTGTCTTTGCaaagataaaattttatcgttCAATATTCATGActttataaacaattttcaCTTGGATGACATACTTAAAACAAAATCAATGTGTGTTTTTCCAATAGCAAGCGGCCCATTTTAGTTTATTCgcaaaaacaattttgaaaacctgcaaattgttttttttttcttttttgagacTTGAATTTTAAAGATATTGCAAGATTTACCTTGAGGAGCCCATTTGACACAAACAGCAGCTCGATTAGTTCTCAACACTACCCAAGCAGGAATCCACTTTCCGTCGTCACCAATGTTCCAAACATATGCAGTTTTGTCGGCAGCACAAGTGACAATGCGATTGGTCTTTGGTGCCCAGTCCAAACACATAACTGACATACCGTGGGCTTGAAGAACATCGACTTGCTTCCATTGCGAGCCCGATCGCTTATACATGTGAACTTCATTACTTTTGGAACAAACCGCGACTTCTATGAATCgcaaatgaaataattaatcAACTAAGTTTTTCAAATTAGTTAGTATTGTTATCAATGAAGATGAATATCACAAACAAACCAGTTCTATCCTTGTTCCAGGCGTGACAGGTGATGACATCAAGACCAAATGTGTAAGATTCCGACATTTTGACagatttttcacgtttatttttcttttgatttaAAACTTGAGCAGAGAAAGtatcgaataaaaatgcaaAGCGAGGGTGAATCACCGGGAGGAAGTTCAGCTGGGTGCGGCCAACAAAGTAAGCAAGATTGAGATAAAAATACGAGAAACGAGATCGCCGTTATTGATAACAATCAATTGAGGGAAATTCGTGGACTGCTTGAAGTCTACACGAATTTCCGTGTCGGCTATTTTGCCAAAATTCTCGTTTCTCTGATAACGAAAATCTCAGATTGACAGTTCATTCGTCGGCAGGGGGTTAGctctatttttttccccgttctTTTCAACCACGGAAAGAGTGCACGATTAAGGTGATGAAGAAAGGGAacgatgaaatgaattttcgagaacAATGTATCAGCTCTATCTGTCGAATATGTTGAGGCTTAATTCTTGATTCGTTTACTCTCGAGATAAAAAAGTGTGTTGAGTGACAAAGACGATTCATTgtgtagagaaaaaaaattttgtaaaagtaaaaaataaagctCGCATAATCCTCGTATATTTTATTGAACTTAGAGAACCTTAGGGAATAAATTCGCAATTAAATAAATCAACGTGTCATAAGCTGCTGCAGCAGCCAGGCGGATATCGAAAGCATCGAAAGGtcaatataaaatataaatccAGGCTGTCGTTCGTCGTCAGATGGACTCAGGTTTATTTTCCGTGAGCGGGTGAGCGTCCCATTCGGTTTTATTTGCCGCCAAATATCGTTCCCGCTCTCGGTGTCACACACGCGAGATAAAAGCACCTCGTCAACGTcgtttgttcatttttctcttcaagACAAACTGAAATCATCCTGAATTTTTCTTGCAATACACTAAAGTAAAAGAGAATCTGTGCTAATTCATTTCACGTGTAAACTCTGAAAACGTTCCTCAACGGGATAAATTCGTCGCTAAGATCGTGTTGAACTTGAACGAGAAATTTCGTTGTCGTCGGTGcttcgacggattttttttttcaacgcgctTAAAAGTCCATTAactgaaagaataaaaaaaaagcataatgGCAAAAGTGCAACTTGCTAACGTCGCTGTTCTTGATAATCCATCTCCCTTTCTCAATCCCTTTCAATTCGAAGTCACCTTCGAGTGCATCGAGGAACTCAAAGAAGGTAAGATCgccccgaaaaaaaaaaattataatccaGTTATTCTAACCTCAAAATGAAGATAATCAGAATTCTACTGTATATGATATTCTCATATATACTTGTTCGttgtactgttttttttttcttcaatgtaTTCGTTTCATTGTGATACCACGTCCAAATTGATGAAATATGAATAACATCTGTATACACCTAAAATGTTAGCGTCAAAGTTTGATATCACATCGCAAGACTTTTatattcactttttttattattctcaatATTTCAGATCTTGAGTGGAAAATGATTTACGTTGGTAGTGCAGAATCAGAGGAATTTGACCAAGTTCTGGACACTATTTATGTTGGGCCCATTCCTGAAGGAAGGCACATGTTTGTCTTTCAAGTAAGGTTTAGAACATTCAAtatattaaaatatatatatatatatatatatatatatattaaaaattttgatttatttagttttgtctGGAATGAacttttctgaatttttctttgcaaCAAGAATTCTTGTTGTAGTTCAATTTCTCCCTGAGcattttgatttttgcaaTCCACTTAATTTCCTAGATAAAAGGAAATTCCAAAATTCCAATACAGATTAAGGCAATAgcttttgacattttaaatattattgAGTTGATATTATTAGAAATGAAAGATAGGACTAttttagtatttctcacaaaGGTGTTGACAGAtctttcatgatttttatacaaattttgattggATAAGTTGTAATTTGATTCTCTCTTATACTAGGCTGATCCACCAGATGTCAGTAGAATTCCTGTAAATGATGCTCTCGGTGTGACCGTCGTTTTGCTAACTTGTTCGTATCGAGGCCACGAATTTGTACGAGTTGGTTACTTCATAAACAACGAATACACAGATGCTGAACTTCGTGAAAATCCACCAGCGCAGCCACAATTTGACAAAGTACAAAGGAACATTTTAGGTGATAAACCCAGAGTAACGAGATTTAAGATAAATTGGGACGACAGTGGTGCAAGTACGTCGAGCAATGGTAATCAGGAAGAAATGGAAGCACAGGGCATTGATGATGTCAGAGATCATGAAAAACCAACTTCGAGTCTAGGTTTTACAGAAAACACACAAAACAGTATGGAAGTGATGTGATCAAGAATTTGATGCCTTTGCTGCGCTCAACGAGACTTTAAGAtcccttttctttttccctcaTACACTCgaaaactttgtaaaaaacTTCCATTTTTTACGGtaaaaatgtactttttttcctttatatGAAATATTACCAAATTTTGTTACAAATGATTTTGCATGATGCACTGAATTGGATAACCAATATCAACCTAAAGATTCATACGAGTTGAATAACGATAAAAACCATGTAAAACGTGCGTGTTTCACGCTAATGCTTGTGAGAATATTTGTTCTAATTTCATTagtaatttctaaatttattctGTTGTAGTCTTGACAGAAAAGCGAGGCTTTTTGTTGAACTTTGTCGATGACTTTTCGGCGATATAATAGTAACTTTAATTCAAGTGTCCATCTTCTTGGCAATTACAACTAATTTATTTAGTATCTGTTATGTCTATtgattatgattattatttaaatattATGGTGGCTAAATTCCATAAGCGGTCTTTGGAGTGGGAAATttgttgaacaaaaaaaaatgtttcctaAGCATTAAAACTGCTCGACAAAATGAAATTATGACTGCACCTGCATCGTCAATATGAGCAAAAAATCTAGAAGACTCGCTGATTGAATCGAGCCAAGAGTAGATTCTAAGGCACCGTTCAAATTTAgccgaaaaaaaagaggaacaaTGTACATATAATATCGATAATTAAAGAATTACACAATATGTTTTCTACCTAACATCTCttgttctttattttctcataCTTTCTATTAATCCTGCACTTTTTTTTGGTGTGTTTACATttgatacttttatttttagacGTTCAAGACAAAATGAACCCTCGTGGGGGTGAAAAATTCGATAGTGAATATAACAAATGATCATTATCGATTGAGTGTTTAAACATCCAATTTGTAGTATTAATATTACTTTCATATCAACGAAATGTGAGGAAAAATAGGTCAAAGACTTCGCTGATCAGATCAATTGAACTTTCTGAAGATTGATTACcattgaaaaaatctcaaGTCAACATTTGTGAAtcattgattaaattttttcactgaaaaacAATGCCAATTGACCATATGTATTCTACAACGAAAGTTTACAGATAAATTATTTTGTACTTGGTATAATAGTgcggagagaagaaaaaaaaaataagtggaGCTCTGACCATAGAGCATGGAATCCATTTTGTTCTGTGATCAGATGAATTAATTCAACAAATCCTAAAGtatagaaaaataacacgaagaataaaaatactataatttctacatttttttgtagatttttcttgtatactACAATTAGTGTGGTAATCGTATAAAAATACTCGCCGATTGTTTTGCATATGGCTATACAGTTTCTTTACAAACAAAGAAAACTTCCCGTTTTATCAGTCACCTATGAAAAACTGGCAAAATTATTTCCAATTATACGATCGATATAacaaatacacattttttattcttccccGAGAATCGACAAGTGATCAAGGAAAAAAGGAGCTTGACGATTATTAGTGCCGTGCTGTGCGCTAAACAATTACTACAAACGAACATACACGACTCGTAcgattaaataaatttcattaattaaagACTAGTGTGGTTTTTGTTTGCCTAAGCGCTAAGGCATCATGATTGAAAATCATCGAtattatcgatatttttctttcaagcgATTTTTGTGTACATTTTCTTCGCCATTTTTCTCAGCCCTCATTGATAAGGTGTATTTTGATTCACGTTCATCATCTCGTTCGTGCTGAAATGATGAATAAAAGATTTTATCATCTCGGAGACTAGCTTTTGaggaaattttcgtttttatgtgATATGGATTCAATTCAAATTCGTACCTCTTGGAACATTTGATGTGTATGATAAGAAGAGCAATGCCCAGAACAAGACACACGCAGCCAACGACTATGTAAGCGATTCCCAGAAATGGATTTTTCCCTCCGAGCAATGATGTTGTGCTGAGAATCATCCGTTTTGTTCCATCGAAAGCAGATACCGAATATGCTAAAATCAATTATCGTATTAGTCGTACTATTGCAcaatatattttaaaaatcaatgCTTGAACTTTAGCTGGGACTGTGTAAACCGCACTTTTTCCATGAGCCTAACGCTACTAATTGAATGCAAAACTTTGAAGAGATATTTAAGAATGTTAATGATAATTCGAACTTCATGCAATGTAAGTTCCGACCCAGGAGATAGTAAGGATACAGGGGAAAACGTTGAGTAAATAATGCCAatcaaagttggaaaaaaaactcacagtAATTAACATCGAGACGATAATTGCCCATGAGTAATCCCATGGTGAAAGGAGCCTGAGTATTGTTAATTTTACGATAAAGTTTCCTGAAAGTTGGCAGAGCCGCAGTCCTCATCCACACGATCAAATCTTCGTTCTGAAAGCCATTATTGGATGGATCATCAGGATCTAATTCCCAAATTTGTTTGGTCCAATTTTTCGGATGACTGTAACCCTCGAAAGCTTGCTTAAGATCA
It encodes:
- the Arpc1 gene encoding actin-related protein 2/3 complex subunit 1A-B; the protein is MSESYTFGLDVITCHAWNKDRTEVAVCSKSNEVHMYKRSGSQWKQVDVLQAHGMSVMCLDWAPKTNRIVTCAADKTAYVWNIGDDGKWIPAWVVLRTNRAAVCVKWAPQENKFAVGSGDKSVSVSFFVPENNWWLSKHIKRPLRSTVTAIDWHPDNKVLVAGSTDYKVRVFGAYVKDVEDAPAPGPWGATSNLGTLLAEFPNSPNGGGWIHAVAFSPCGNKVCWVSHNSSICVADATKGNAVVRLYTEYLPFLSCMWISSNSIIVAGHSCMPFLYSIDKNGQLYFVSKLDNSQKREAAGISAMRKFQSLDRQARTETNDCFLDSIHQNTITCIRKMSPNEFSTSGLDDQLVLWDTKTLESSIAGLSIA
- the asf1 gene encoding histone chaperone asf1 — its product is MAKVQLANVAVLDNPSPFLNPFQFEVTFECIEELKEDLEWKMIYVGSAESEEFDQVLDTIYVGPIPEGRHMFVFQADPPDVSRIPVNDALGVTVVLLTCSYRGHEFVRVGYFINNEYTDAELRENPPAQPQFDKVQRNILGDKPRVTRFKINWDDSGASTSSNGNQEEMEAQGIDDVRDHEKPTSSLGFTENTQNSMEVM